The following coding sequences are from one Pseudomonas oryzae window:
- a CDS encoding CoA transferase subunit A, with amino-acid sequence MNKLYPSAQAALDGLVEDGMTIAVGGFGLCGIPEALIAALRDSGKNNLTAISNNAGVDGFGLGQLLATRQIRKMISSYVGENKEFERQYLAGELELEFTPQGTLAEKLRAGGAGIPAFFTKTGYGTLVAEGKETRQFDGEWYVMERSLTADVALVKAWKADKAGNLLFRKTARNFNPLAAMAGKVCVVEVEELVETGALDADQIHLPGIYVQRIVVNANPEKRIEQRTLSKPAGGN; translated from the coding sequence ATGAACAAGCTCTACCCCAGCGCCCAGGCGGCCCTCGACGGGCTGGTGGAGGACGGCATGACCATCGCCGTCGGCGGCTTCGGCCTGTGCGGCATCCCCGAGGCACTGATCGCCGCGCTGCGCGACAGCGGCAAGAACAACCTCACCGCGATCAGCAACAACGCCGGCGTCGACGGCTTCGGCCTCGGCCAACTGCTCGCCACCCGGCAGATCCGCAAGATGATTTCCTCCTACGTCGGCGAGAACAAGGAGTTCGAGCGCCAGTACCTGGCCGGCGAGCTGGAGCTGGAGTTCACCCCGCAGGGCACCCTGGCCGAGAAGCTGCGCGCCGGCGGCGCCGGCATCCCGGCGTTCTTCACCAAGACTGGCTACGGCACCCTGGTCGCCGAGGGCAAGGAGACCCGCCAGTTCGACGGCGAGTGGTACGTGATGGAGCGTTCGCTGACCGCCGACGTGGCGCTGGTCAAGGCGTGGAAGGCCGACAAGGCCGGCAACCTGCTGTTCCGCAAGACCGCGCGCAACTTCAACCCGCTCGCCGCCATGGCCGGCAAGGTCTGCGTGGTCGAGGTCGAGGAGCTGGTCGAGACCGGCGCGCTGGACGCCGACCAGATCCACCTGCCGGGCATCTACGTGCAGCGCATCGTGGTCAATGCCAACCCCGAGAAACGCATCGAACAACGCACGCTTTCCAAACCGGCAGGGGGGAACTGA
- a CDS encoding hydroxymethylglutaryl-CoA lyase has protein sequence MELPQHVRLVEVGPRDGLQNEKQPISVADKVRLVDDLSAAGVEYVEVGSFVSPKWVPQMAGSAEVFAQIQQKPGVTYAALTPNLQGFEAAMLAGVKEVAVFAAASEAFSQKNINCSISESLQRFVPVMDAAREQGVRVRGYVSCVLGCPYEGEVAPQQVAAVARELFEMGCYEVSLGDTIGTGTAGATRTLFDVVGRDIPRDRLAGHFHDTYGQALANIYASLLEGIHVFDSSVAGLGGCPYAKGASGNVASEDVLYLLNGLGIHTGIDLDALIEAGERICAVLGRATGSRVARARRGC, from the coding sequence ATTGAACTGCCCCAGCACGTCCGCCTGGTCGAAGTCGGCCCGCGCGACGGCCTGCAGAACGAGAAACAGCCGATCAGCGTGGCCGACAAGGTGCGCCTGGTCGACGACCTGAGCGCCGCCGGCGTCGAATACGTCGAGGTCGGCAGCTTCGTGTCGCCCAAGTGGGTGCCGCAGATGGCCGGCTCCGCCGAGGTGTTCGCGCAGATCCAGCAGAAACCCGGCGTCACCTACGCCGCGCTGACCCCCAACCTGCAGGGCTTCGAGGCCGCCATGCTGGCCGGGGTGAAGGAGGTCGCGGTATTCGCCGCCGCCAGCGAGGCGTTCTCGCAGAAGAACATCAACTGCTCGATCAGCGAGAGCCTGCAGCGCTTCGTGCCGGTGATGGACGCCGCCCGCGAGCAGGGCGTGCGCGTGCGCGGCTACGTGTCCTGCGTGCTCGGCTGCCCCTACGAGGGCGAAGTGGCGCCGCAGCAGGTCGCCGCGGTGGCCCGCGAGCTGTTCGAGATGGGCTGCTACGAGGTGTCGCTGGGCGACACCATCGGCACCGGCACCGCCGGCGCCACCCGCACCCTGTTCGACGTGGTCGGCCGCGACATCCCGCGCGACAGGCTGGCCGGGCACTTCCACGACACCTACGGCCAGGCGCTGGCGAACATCTACGCCAGCCTCTTGGAGGGCATCCACGTGTTCGACAGCTCGGTGGCAGGGTTGGGCGGCTGCCCCTACGCCAAGGGCGCCAGCGGCAACGTGGCCAGCGAGGACGTGCTGTATCTGTTGAACGGCCTGGGCATCCACACCGGCATCGACCTCGATGCGCTGATCGAGGCCGGCGAGCGCATCTGCGCCGTGCTCGGCCGCGCCACCGGCTCGCGGGTGGCACGCGCGCGGCGCGGCTGCTGA